A genome region from Hevea brasiliensis isolate MT/VB/25A 57/8 chromosome 9, ASM3005281v1, whole genome shotgun sequence includes the following:
- the LOC131182855 gene encoding cytochrome P450 93A3-like, protein MPICDLSGTSCGRWGSWMCKDKELPTVLIIASVSILGTCLLVWVSKTARGKAHLPPGPRGFPILGYLPFLGPNLHQLFMELAQNYGPIYKLSIVQKLCVIISSPTLVKEIVRDQDIAFANRNPTIAAKTFSYGGKDIAFAPYGPEWRLLRKIFVREMQSNANLDAFYSLRRSKVKKSVRDVYGKKIGEPVDVGELAFLTAINMISGMFWGGTLGQEGEIDIGAKFRVAVAELVEILGKPNVSDFFPFLARSVHKEEAAAKWRDGGNY, encoded by the exons ATGCCTATTTGTGACCTCTCAGGCACGAGCTGTGGCCGGTGGGGTTCATGGATGTGCAAGGACAAGGAACTTCCAACGGTACTGATCATTGCTTCAGTTTCCATATTAGGAACGTGTCTGCTCGTATGGGTATCCAAGACAGCAAGAGGAAAGGCTCATCTTCCACCAGGGCCCCGTGGCTTTCCCATACTTGGCTACCTTCCATTTCTAGGCCCCAATCTTCACCAACTGTTTATGGAATTGGCACAAAATTACGGTCCAATCTACAAGCTCTCAATTGTGCAGAAGCTATGTGTCATAATAAGCTCTCCAACTCTAGTAAAAGAGATTGTTCGCGACCAGGACATCGCATTTGCCAACAGGAATCCAACCATCGCAGCAAAAACCTTCTCCTACGGTGGAAAGGACATTGCCTTCGCACCCTATGGCCCCGAGTGGCGCCTGCTACGCAAAATATTCGTGCGCGAGATGCAGAGCAATGCAAATCTTGATGCATTTTATTCTCTTAGGAGAAGCAAGGTGAAGAAAAGTGTGAGGGATGTGTACGGCAAGAAGATTGGAGAGCCTGTTGACGTTGGGGAACTGGCATTTTTAACAGCGATCAACATGATATCAGGGATGTTTTGGGGTGGAACACTCGGCCAGGAAGGGGAAATCGATATTGGGGCCAAGTTTCGGGTAGCAGTGGCGGAGCTGGTTGAGATACTGGGAAAGCCAAATGTTTCAGATTTCTTTCCCTTCCTTGCGAG ATCAGTGCATAAAGAAGAAGCAGCAGCAAAGTGGAGAGATGGGGGAAATTACTGA
- the LOC131183401 gene encoding flavonoid 3'-monooxygenase-like: MDIVIGGTDTSSTTVEWAMAEMMLHPQVMKKAQEEMTNVVGINNLVEEFHIQELPYLHSIVKETLRLHPVAPLLLPRCPTESCNVGGYTIPKGTKVFLNVWAMHKDPEFWDHPSEFQPERFFGEGSRLDYLGNHLQYLPFGSGRRICAGLPLGERMVMYLLATFLHMFN, translated from the exons ATG GATATTGTGATCGGTGGTACCGATACAAGTTCAACCACGGTGGAATGGGCCATGGCAGAAATGATGCTACATCCCCAAGTGATGAAGAAAGCCCAAGAAGAAATGACAAATGTGGTGGGAATCAATAACTTAGTTGAAGAattccacattcaagaattaccaTATTTACACTCAATAGTGAAGGAGACGTTAAGATTGCACCCAGTGGCTCCATTACTCCTACCCCGTTGCCCAACTGAGTCCTGCAACGTAGGTGGCTACACTATCCCAAAGGGCACTAAGGTTTTCTTGAACGTCTGGGCTATGCATAAAGACCCTGAATTTTGGGACCATCCCTCAGAGTTCCAACCAGAGAGGTTCTTTGGTGAGGGTAGTAGGTTGGATTATTTGGGAAACCATTTACAGTATCTTCCATTTGGGTCCGGTAGGAGGATTTGTGCAGGGCTTCCTCTAGGTGAAAGGATGGTAATGTACTTATTGGCCACATTCTTGCATATGTTCAACTAG
- the LOC110642098 gene encoding amine oxidase [copper-containing] gamma 2: MESTNFFRFLLIFLSGALLLLFTWIHLPYASPSSNTDFLDCATNSPWCTSRNRFLSKKPATVNILKKPPRLTRHHHESDVPHHPLDPLTIRELNKVRKILSSHQLFKSSPFALHSVVLEEPDKSLVLKWQKGDPMLPRNAAVVARVNGQSHVLTVDIDTGEVNVQEANPLSGYPTMTMEDMTSATWAPLSNADFNRTIIERGVDLKDLACLPISLGWYGTKEENRRLIKVQCYSMEGTANFYMRPIEGLTVLLDMDTKRVVEITDKGKTIPIPKAANTDYRYSAQGVNQEKKLINPISIEQPKGPSFTVEDDHMVKWANWEFHLKPDPRAGVIISRARVQDPDTGEMRNVMYKGFTSELFVPYMDPTDAWYFKTYMDAGEYGFGLQAMPLDPLNDCPRNAYYMDGVFAAGDGSPYVRSNMICVFERYTGDIGWRHAESPITGMEIREVRPKVTLVVRMAASVANYDYIVDWEFQTDGLIRIKVGLSGILMVKGSSYVNMNQVPGQENLYGTLLSENVIGVIHDHFITFYLDMDIDGSDNSFVKVNIQRKRTSPGESPRRSYLKATRNVAKTEKDAQIQLKLYEPSEFHVINPNKNTRVGNPVGYKVVPGGTAASLLDHDDPPQKRGAFTNNQIWVTPYNRTEEWAGGLFVYQSHGEDTLAVWSDRDRPIENKDIVVWYTLGFHHIPCQEDFPIMPTVSSSFDLKPVNFYESNPILGLPPNVEKDLPVCKPSDTA; encoded by the exons ATGGAATCAACAAATTTCTTCCGTTTCCTCCTCATCTTCTTAAGTGGAGCTCTTCTTTTACTGTTCACCTGGATTCATCTCCCATACGCTTCACCATCAAGCAACACTGACTTCCTCGACTGTGCCACCAACTCCCCTTGGTGCACCTCCAGAAACCGCTTCCTATCCAAGAAACCAGCCACCGTCAATATCCTCAAGAAACCCCCAAGACTCACGCGCCACCATCATGAGTCAGACGTTCCCCACCACCCGCTTGATCCCTTAACCATCCGAGAACTTAACAAAGTCCGTAAAATCCTATCATCTCACCAGCTCTTCAAGTCATCTCCCTTTGCTCTACACTCCGTAGTATTGGAAGAGCCCGACAAGTCACTTGTTCTCAAATGGCAAAAGGGAGACCCCATGTTACCCAGAAATGCTGCCGTCGTCGCACGTGTGAACGGTCAATCGCACGTGCTAACGGTGGATATAGATACCGGCGAGGTAAACGTACAAGAAGCCAATCCGCTCTCCGGTTACCCGACGATGACGATGGAGGACATGACTTCAGCGACATGGGCCCCACTATCTAACGCTGATTTCAACCGTACGATCATCGAGCGTGGAGTTGATCTGAAGGACCTGGCTTGCCTACCTATCTCTTTAGGTTGGTATGGTACGAAAGAAGAGAACAGGAGACTAATTAAGGTACAGTGCTACTCTATGGAGGGCACTGCAAACTTCTACATGAGGCCAATAGAAGGGTTGACTGTGCTTCTTGATATGGATACTAAACGAGTAGTGGAGATAACAGATAAAGGTAAGACCATACCCATACCGAAGGCCGCCAACACAGATTATCGCTATTCCGCCCAGGGGGTCAATCAAGAGAAGAAACTAATCAATCCAATTTCCATAGAGCAACCAAAAGGGCCAAGCTTTACTGTGGAAGATGACCACATGGTTAAATGGGCAAACTGGGAATTTCACCTCAAGCCCGACCCGAGAGCTGGGGTGATCATTTCTCGAGCTAGAGTCCAGGACCCGGATACTGGAGAGATGAGAAATGTGATGTACAAAGGGTTTACTTCAGAGTTATTTGTACCTTACATGGACCCTACAGATGCATGGTACTTTAAGACTTATATGGATGCGGGTGAATACGGGTTCGGGTTGCAGGCCATGCCGCTTGACCCACTTAATGATTGTCCTCGAAATGCGTATTATATGGACGGAGTATTCGCCGCCGGTGATGGATCTCCATACGTCCGATCAAACATGATTTGCGTGTTTGAGAGATATACTGGAGATATCGGGTGGCGGCACGCTGAGAGTCCGATTACGGGTATGGAG ATTAGAGAAGTAAGGCCAAAGGTGACGCTTGTGGTTAGAATGGCAGCATCAGTGGCGAACTATGATTATATAGTTGATTGGGAGTTCCAGACAGATGGGCTAATCAGAATTAAG GTTGGACTTAGTGGGATTTTGATGGTGAAAGGCAGCTCATACGTGAACATGAACCAAGTGCCAGGCCAAGAAAATCTCTACGGCACACTATTATCAGAAAACGTCATCGGTGTAATCCATGACCATTTCATCACATTTTACCTTGACATGGACATCGACGGATCTGATAATtccttcgtaaaggtaaacatcCAAAGGAAGCGGACCTCTCCCGGAGAATCCCCAAGAAGAAGTTACTTGAAAGCTACAAGAAACGTGGCAAAGACAGAGAAAGATGCACAAATTCAGCTCAAACTTTATGAGCCATCGGAGTTCCATGTGATTAACCCGAACAAAAACACACGGGTGGGCAATCCTGTTGGGTATAAGGTGGTTCCTGGTGGCACGGCTGCTAGTTTGCTTGATCATGATGATCCACCACAGAAACGTGGAGCATTTACAAATAACCAAATATGGGTCACTCCATATAACCGGACCGAGGAGTGGGCAGGTGGGTTATTTGTTTACCAGAGTCATGGTGAAGACACTCTCGCAGTATGGTCTGACAG GGATCGTCCAATTGAGAACAAGGACATTGTGGTGTGGTACACGTTAGGTTTTCATCACATACCATGTCAGGAGGATTTTCCCATAATGCCAACAGTATCGTCCAGCTTTGATCTGAAGCCTGTCAATTTCTACGAGAGCAACCCTATTCTTGGTCTCCCACCTAATGTTGAGAAGGACTTGCCTGTTTGCAAGCCTTCAGATACTGCATGA